One window of the Sebastes umbrosus isolate fSebUmb1 chromosome 1, fSebUmb1.pri, whole genome shotgun sequence genome contains the following:
- the LOC119484539 gene encoding uncharacterized protein LOC119484539: MESPLRDSSVEIEGWVRLWENPNGIPPADISWLKEDPERGLFTPVQLYKDITGLLKRRRVLKSDRMWFYPPEPPGYVGGALPTPQLFFRSRVFVWRPVGVWRYSLKCPRGDDCAGRGRNVHLYKSGYHTRVRHICDMSSWYSMLTEVLGCGPCIKAARSGEGGTVGRWMAWDPAILSQLSEAHQAMFPAILTSKRGVDKNVVRLLRDRTEGNTMVKVWRQIQENHVEEYLHRKDLYTTLLMTVAEPGGIVSAFSHTFQAPPPQRELPSARLLRHAFLLSEANNVQDYRNQILSTFGTVLKMDSTKKVVKKLSGEGHGSAEWFTSIGNEHSQIVSFVLTCEESTQKLEPMCRGVMERFRLANQSVPKILYVDRGCCRAQGPTSVETLFRPWVDNGMVVRLDIFHWIHRFDAAIRTESHCKYAVFKSALAGAVLAYNRTDLELLIKAVRAKDPATMKSVSDKDVIRLYISREQLKHHVRRVTLGAQETFRLIQQAIEELKGPAGLDESGVSLFKSPEAIDEMWAGQQRHLECIQDPPDMNMYRVARTTTINNVDVPYYKGLSGSNSLEGFHKSLPHMIPGPHCAARPYQVYLISGIARWNSDRSSDAVFGGKGRHHRTYSAPLIDRLNTRCRRLFGEAVEENFRAPADVPSNELLGLEYLFSQSTGQSGTFSLRDSVNDGPDPDEEVVQPGQPDPDPEADEAYQSDVEAHDNVLDAIVPHITLTSEETSTVQPPAFEDACSPNPLPGFQKLEKFCSVLVDIGLTEDKLSLSTEQRNKVLEVWNAVEEHDKQPQQFNQLYRTHWGNTLYCRTKRDDLVDAAVIQRVKMAKRYAPAQQDISAQHNRLMYTLVKLLWLRSPQGSRISPETATILKAYERIQHRILVEDQVLCKAGIPLPKINIKTVRDFIRCQERLLNLRATKQPTGLITKLTSISSADLPPAPHQPAILAPPDYPLMEYVPTPSTAGTKVLKGRTDMIVPLSRPQPPLPPVLLPPPVRKTPATSTITRPVPSLSASTATAGIAGPSTRPIMPAGLTTSVRPAPSIMPAGPTTSTAAAAHDCRPSSWSRSTQYKRKGKEQPIGLAEKMSRVQNFPVCACCGQPTQGHKKYKKKTFCPVKLMSTSKGLDNRVYDSYEHFTSVVDKL, from the exons ATGGAATCACCTCTGAGAGACTCCTCT GTGGAGATAGAGGGTTGGGTACGTCTGTGGGAAAACCCCAATGGCATCCCACCTGCTGACATTTCCTGGCTCAAAGAGGACCCAGAAAGAGGGCTGTTCACCCCCGTTCAACTCTACAAGGACATCACTGGTCTGTTGAAGAGGCGACGGGTGTTGAAATCTGACCGCATGTGGTTTTACCCACCAGAACCTCCTGGCTATGTTGGAGGTGCTCTGCCAACTCCACAGCTCTTTTTTCGGAGCCGCGTCTTTGTGTGGCGCCCCGTTGGAGTGTGGAGGTACTCCCTGAAGTGTCCTCGAGGTGATGACTGTGCTGGTAGAGGACGGAATGTGCACCTCTACAAGTCTGGCTACCACACCCGG GTACGTCACATCTGTGATATGTCCAGCTGGTACTCAATGCTCACAGAGGTCCTGGGCTGTGGGCCATGTATAAAGGCAGCCAGGAGCGGAGAAGGTGGAACGGTGGGCCGGTGGATGGCGTGGGATCCCGCTATTTTATCGCAACTTAGCGAGGCTCATCAAGCTATGTTCCCTGCCATCCTCACCAGCAA GCGTGGCGTGGATAAGAATGTTGTGCGCCTTCTGAGGGACCGGACCGAAGGGAACACAATGGTCAAGGTGTGGCGTCAGATACAGGAGAATCACGTTGAGGAGTACCTTCACCGTAAGGACCTGTACACCACACTCCTCATGACCGTAGCGGAGCCCGGCGGGATCGTCTCTGCATTCAGTCACACATTCCAGGCTCCACCTCCTCAAAGAGAGCTTCCCTCTGCACGGCTCCTGCGCCACGCCTTCCTGCTGTCAGAAGCCAACAATGTGCAGGATTACCGGAACCAGATCCTCTCCACCTTTGGCACTGTGCTGAAAATGGATTCCACCAAGAAA gtggtGAAGAAGCTGTCTGGGGAGGGTCATGGCTCAGCTGAGTGGTTCACCAGCATCGGGAACGAGCACTCACAAATAGTTTCATTTGTGCTGACCTGTGAGGAGTCCACTCAGAAGCTGGAACCGATGTGCCGTGGAGTCATGGAAAGGTTCCGGCTGGCCAATCAATCTGTCCCCAAGATCTTGTATGTGGACAGGGGATGTTGCCGTGCACAGGGCCCAACATCAGTGGAGACTTTGTTCCGGCCTTGGGTGGACAATGGGATGGTTGTGCGTCTGGACATCTTCCACTGGATTCACCGGTTTGACGCAGCCATACGCACAGAGTCTCACTGCAAGTACGCTGTGTTCAAGTCTGCTCTAGCTGGGGCAGTGCTGGCCTACAACCGCACAGACCTGGAGCTGCTCATCAAGGCAGTCAGAGCCAAGGATCCGGCAACGATGAAGTCGGTCTCAGACAAAGACGTTATCCGCCTCTACATTTCCAGGGAGCAGCTCAAACACCATGTGCGGAGGGTCACACTTGGGGCTCAGGAAACCTTCCGGCTCATCCAGCAGGCCATCGAGGAGCTGAAAGGTCCCGCCGGGCTGGACGAGAGTGGAGTGAGCTTGTTCAAATCACCTG AGGCCATTGATGAGATGTGGGCAggccagcagagacacctggaGTGCATCCAGGATCCACCAGACATGAATATGTATCGGGTGGCGCGTACCACAACCATCAACAATGTGGACGTGCCCTACTACAAAGGTCTGAGTGGAAGCAACAGCCTGGAAGGATTCCACAAATCTCTGCCGCACATGATTCCGG GTCCCCACTGTGCAGCACGGCCCTATCAGGTTTACCTGATAAGTGGCATTGCACGGTGGAACTCCGACAGGAGCTCAGATGCCGTGTTTGGTGGCAAAGGACGGCACCACAGGACCTACTCTGCCCCGCTGATTGACCGCCTCAACACCCGTTGTCGGCGGCTGTTCGGAGAGGCAGTGGAGGAGAATTTCCGGGCCCCTGCTGATGTCCCTTCCAACGAGCTGCTCGGGTTGGAGTACCTGTTCAGCCAGAGCACGGGTCAATCTGGAACCTTCTCTCTTCGGGACTCGGTCAACGAtggacctgatccagatgaggAGGTGGTTCAGCCTGGGCAGCCCGATCCAGATCCCGAGGCAGACGAGGCGTACCAGAGCGATGTGGAGGCACATGACAACGTGCTGGATGCCATCGTGCCCCACATTACACTCACCAGCGAAGAAACCTCCACTGTTCAACCTCCGGCCTTT GAGGATGCCTGCAGTCCAAACCCTCTTCCTGGCTTTCAGAAGTTGGAAAAGTTCTGCTCTGTGTTGGTGGACATTGGCCTGACAGAGGACAAGCTGTCCCTTTCCACTGAGCAGAGGAACAAGGTCCTGGAAGTCTGGAATGCAGTGGAGGAGCATGACAAGCAGCCGCAGCAGTTCAATCAGCTCTACAGAACACACTGGGGCAACACCCTCTACTGCCGCACAAAGAGGGATGATCTTGTTGATGCTGCTGTGATACAGAGGGTAAAGATGGCCAAGCGCTACGCACCAGCACAACAGGACATCAGTGCTCAGCACAACAGGCTGATGTACACGCTGGTGAAACTGTTGTGGTTGCGCTCACCTCAAGGGTCTCGCATCAGTCCTGAAACGGCTACCATATTGAAGGCCTACGAGAGAATCCAGCATCGGATTTTGGTGGAGGATCAAGTCCTGTGCAAAGCAGGCATTCCTCTGCCAAAAATCAACATCAAGACAGTGCGGGACTTCATCCGTTGTCAAGAGCGCCTCCTCAACCTGCGTGCCACAAAACAGCCCACCGGCCTCATCACAAAGCTCACCTCCATCTCATCTGCAGACCTCCCTCCAGCACCACACCAGCCAGCCATCCTCGCTCCACCAGACTACCCTCTGATGGAGTATGTGCCCACACCCAGCACGGCAGGGACAAAGGTGCTAAAGGGAAGGACGGACATGATCGTGCCACTCTCCCGGCCTCAACCACCACTGCCACCTGTGCTGTTGCCACCGCCGGTCAGAAAAACCCCTGCCACCTCTACCATTACCAGACCTGTGCCCTCCCTCTCTGCATCCACAGCAACCGCAGGCATTGCTGGCCCATCCACACGGCCCATAATGCCTGCTGGTCTGACGACATCAGTTCGTCCAGCTCCGTCAATAATGCCTGCTGGTCCTACTACatcaactgctgctgctgcacatgaCTGCCGTCCTTCATCCTGGTCGAGATCTACGCAGTACAAGCGTAAGGGGAAGGAGCAGCCCATAGGACTAGCAGAGAAAATGTCACGGGTGCAAAATTTCCCTGTCTGTGCATGCTGTGGCCAACCAACACAGGGacataaaaagtacaaaaaaaagactttctgCCCTGTAAAACTGATGTCCACATCGAAAGGTCTGGACAACAGAGTGTACGACAGCTACGAACACTTCACCTCTGTTGTGGACAAGTTATGA